From the genome of Nakamurella flavida, one region includes:
- a CDS encoding GAF and ANTAR domain-containing protein — protein MDHAGRPEDLADHPADLDAQEGGADRAQQEAEQQDADLAASLSDLAALSTDRVGLVELLTKIATMAVQAIPGADGAGLTLLEPDRADIIVKSTDFVRQIDDIQYSIGQGPCISAAATGTAMRSGSLGGDPRWPRFGPRAGRLGVHSVLSLPLSTPSGVVGAMNVYAHAKDAFDERAEQLGEMFSVPAAISVLNAQILAQSQRLATQLQAALVSRPAIDQAVGILISRSGDTAEEAFLRLRQMSQNQHVKLTVVGQQIVAEAATRARARARARTRRPAE, from the coding sequence ATGGACCACGCGGGACGCCCCGAAGATCTGGCCGACCACCCCGCCGATCTGGACGCCCAGGAGGGGGGCGCAGACCGGGCTCAGCAGGAGGCCGAGCAGCAGGACGCGGATCTGGCCGCCAGTTTGTCCGACTTGGCGGCGTTGTCGACGGACCGGGTCGGGTTGGTGGAGTTGCTCACCAAGATTGCCACGATGGCGGTGCAAGCGATTCCCGGCGCCGACGGTGCCGGTCTGACCCTCTTGGAACCGGACCGGGCCGACATCATCGTCAAGAGCACCGATTTCGTCCGGCAGATAGATGACATCCAGTACAGCATCGGACAGGGACCCTGCATCAGCGCCGCCGCGACGGGCACGGCCATGCGGTCCGGGTCGTTGGGCGGTGACCCGCGCTGGCCGCGGTTCGGGCCCCGCGCCGGGCGGCTGGGTGTGCACAGCGTGCTGTCGTTGCCGTTGAGCACCCCCTCCGGGGTGGTGGGAGCGATGAACGTGTACGCCCACGCGAAGGACGCCTTCGACGAACGAGCCGAGCAGTTGGGTGAGATGTTCTCGGTCCCTGCGGCGATATCCGTCCTGAACGCCCAGATACTGGCCCAGAGCCAACGGCTGGCCACCCAGTTGCAAGCGGCACTGGTGAGCCGGCCGGCGATCGATCAAGCCGTCGGGATCCTCATCAGCCGCAGTGGTGACACCGCCGAGGAGGCATTCCTCCGATTGCGGCAGATGAGTCAGAACCAGCACGTCAAACTGACGGTGGTGGGTCAGCAGATCGTGGCCGAGGCCGCCACCCGGGCCCGGGCCCGGGCCCGGGCCCGCACTCGTCGCCCCGCCGAATAA
- a CDS encoding aminotransferase class I/II-fold pyridoxal phosphate-dependent enzyme, which yields MTLPRPGTCSSPATPPSWCCWSSSRRRAGSDESWVSRPPRWRSCRRVLVGGRGQVDSQAYALSGLRVAYLCGPAAPMDELRRSTPPWAVSLPGQLAAVRALSAECHYRGRWEYTAVLRDALHRRLSALGLEVVPGMANFLLTYIRDDGPTAAEVVDQCRE from the coding sequence GTGACACTCCCCCGACCCGGGACCTGTTCTTCTCCGGCCACACCGCCGTCATGGTGTTGCTGGTCCTCATCGCGCCGCCGGGCTGGCTCCGACGAGTCCTGGGTCTCGCGGCCGCCGCGGTGGCGGTCATGTCGCCGCGTCCTCGTCGGTGGTCGCGGTCAAGTCGATTCCCAGGCGTACGCCCTGAGCGGTCTGCGCGTTGCCTACCTCTGCGGACCAGCCGCACCCATGGACGAACTGCGCCGGTCAACCCCACCGTGGGCGGTGAGCCTGCCCGGGCAACTCGCCGCCGTGCGTGCCCTGTCGGCCGAGTGCCACTACAGGGGCCGCTGGGAGTACACCGCCGTCCTGCGCGATGCCCTGCACCGGCGGCTGTCCGCTCTGGGGCTCGAGGTGGTCCCGGGAATGGCGAATTTCCTGCTCACTTACATCCGGGATGACGGACCGACCGCGGCCGAGGTGGTGGACCAGTGCCGGGAATAG
- a CDS encoding DUF3040 domain-containing protein, producing MPLSEDDQRALAQIELALSQDDPAFSSSIADKRFQRLQRRRILIPVLLFGVGAVLLVAGLVITDALLGVGLGVVFGALLMLASAAALFYRHRHQVLFRTSSEPAADRKLL from the coding sequence ATGCCACTGTCGGAAGACGACCAGCGCGCCCTGGCCCAGATCGAACTGGCGCTGAGCCAGGACGATCCGGCCTTCAGTTCCAGCATCGCGGACAAGCGGTTTCAACGCCTGCAGCGCCGCAGGATCCTCATCCCGGTACTCCTGTTCGGAGTCGGGGCCGTCCTGCTCGTCGCCGGCCTGGTCATCACCGACGCGCTCCTGGGTGTGGGCCTGGGTGTCGTGTTCGGAGCATTGCTGATGCTGGCTTCAGCGGCGGCCCTGTTCTACCGGCACCGCCATCAGGTGCTGTTCCGCACATCGAGTGAACCGGCTGCCGACCGCAAACTCCTCTAG